The DNA sequence CTTTGAGaacaaggaggagtttgagaagagcTTTCCTGGTGACTTCATTGCCGAGGGCCTTGATCAGACCAGAGGCTGGTTCTACACTCTTCTCGTTCTTGGCACCCACCTCTTTGGCATCTCACCTTTCAAGAACTGTGTCGTCAACGGCATTGTGCTCGCTGAGGATGGCAAGAAGATGTCCAAGCGCCTGAAGAACTACCCAGATCCCACCGTCGTCATGTCCAAGTATGGTTCTGATGCCCTCCGTCTGTACCTCATCAACTCGCCTGTAGTGAGAGCCGAGCCTCTTCGCTTCAAGGAGTCTGGTGTCAAGGAGGTCGTGGCCAAGgttcttcttcccttctGGAACAGTTACAAGTTCTTCGAGGGCCAAGTTGCGCTCCTCAAGAAGGTTGAGAATATTGACTACAAGTTCGACCCCAGCATGGAGTCGTCCAACACCAATGTTATGGACAAGTGGATTTTGGCAAGTTGCCAGAGTCTGCTCAAGTTTGTCAACGAGGAGATGGCTGGTAGGTAAAATTGTGTCACCTGGAATCTGAGCCCGTGTTAACCTGTTTTATAGCCTACCGTCTGTACACTGTCGTGCCCAAGCTTCTTGAGTTGattgacaacaccaccaactgGTATATCCGTTTCAACCGGAAGCGGTTGAAGGGTGAGAACGGTCTTGAGGACACCCTCCACGctctcaacaccctcttTGAGGTTCTTTTCACGCTGTGCCGTGGCTTGGCACCCTTCACTCCCTTCCTCACTGATACCATCTACCTGAAGCTCCTCCCTTCCATCCCTGAGAAGCTCCAGGGCCAGGACCCCCGCAGTGTTCAtttccttcccttccccgaAGTCAGGCAAGAGCTTTTCAACCCCGACGTTGAGCGCAGAGTGCAGCGCATGCAGAAAGTTATTGAGCTGGGCAGATACTCCCGCGAGAGACGTACTATCGGTCTCAAGCAGCCCCTCAAGACGCTCATTGTCATCCATCACGACCCACAGTATCTGGAAGACGTGCGGTCGCTCCAGGATTACATCACTGAGGAGCTCAACATCCGCGACATTGTGCTGACCTCGGATGAGGCACAGTATGGTGTGCAGTACAGCGTCACGGCTGACTGGCCCGTACTtggcaagaagctcaagaaggacatgggcaaggtcaagaaggCGCTGCCAAGTGTCACCAGCGAGGAGGCGTATGCCTACACTCAGACTGGtaagttggtggtggacggCATCACCCTCGAGGCTGGCGACCTGGTTGTCAAGCgtgggttgaaggaggatgagtcTTCCAAGAACTTGGAgaccaacaccgacaacgATGTCCTTACCATTCTCGATGTCGAGATCTACCCCGGccttgccgaggagggtCTTGCTCGTGAGATCATCAACAGAGTCCAGAGGCTGCGCAAGAAGGCTGGTCTTCAGGTCACCGATGACATCAAGATGGAGTACAGAGTGCTCAGCGATCCTGAGAACACTGGCTTGGAGAAGGTGTTTGAGTCCCACAATGAGACTATTACCAAGGCTCTGCGGAGGCCGATTGACAAGCATGAGGTCACCCACATTATGGGCCAGATccccgagaagaaggaggagggcatcattgctgaggaagagcaagaagtACAAAAGGCTACTTTCTTGCTGCGTCTCCTCAAGCTCTAAAAGAAAAGGTTTCATGATATCCAGTAGCTTAGGCGTGTAGCAAAATGAAACAACGTTAGACGAATAGTGTATCAATGCTGCGAAATTTTggttttatttttattttctaTTTACCCTGTTTTGCGGCAGCCTAGATGATGGTTATTGTCAGAACGTTGGCTTGTATTATTTTGGAGCAACAGCTGGGTAACTAAAAAGGGGTTAACAAGGGGCACACACCAGGTAACAATTCTTCAACGCCATAAATTCTTTGGCACATTGGTTCTTGTGTACGGAATTGTAGTCGGCAACCACACATTGACCATATACGGTAGCCTGCTTCCATTGTTAGTTTGTGTCGAGTTTCAACATGTGTGCTCCGTGGTTGCCCCACCTCAGCAGTGCATTTTGACACAGCTTGAGCGAACCGTTGGATGGGACGAGTCTTTTGGGTCATGTTTGCGTTTGCTGCCCAATTTAAAGCTTGAGCCGGAACAGCTATTAAGTCGAGATGGGTGTCGAGGGCCTGTCTGAAACTGCTTGAACTGTCGACTCGTGGACTTGAGAGAATGAGTGGTTCACGAGGGTTCGGGTTCCCCTATCCCGTCTTGCATGATGTTTGACTTGCTTCTTGTCGAAGGTCTTGGCATCTCGAAGGCGCGCACTGGCCCGCCGTTTGCTGGATTCTGCCCTGGCGCGCCAAACAAAACTCCCAACCGTTCCTGTCCAATCATTGCTGGCCATCGAGGCCCAGCCATCTGGATTACCTACCTTATGTCACGCCCGTCGCTTTACGCGACTTTTGAGGCTTCACCATCCGCAACTTCGACACgcgcccccatcacccccgtcCCCTGCCGGCCGACCATCCATTGCAcctcctttttttccttctccacGCATCCATTGGGCGGCTTTTTTGTCACTGCCGTTGCTGTGCCGCCGGTGCTTTCGCGACTTCAAATCAAGGCCGAGCCCGGCTTGTGCATTTGCTGCGATtcattgtttttttttgtcggCCAAGACACACGCCTTGTTTAGCACCAACTATTGCTGTACGCTTTTGCTTGTAATTTACGAACAAGACAACACATTTTCGAATTGTATCAGCCCACGTCAAAGTCTATCATGCCTTGGAGGTGGCGCCCTCTCCCATGCCGCCTCACTCCTCTCTGCCCCTCCGAGACGGCAGGGCTGGGCCTccgcttccttcttcttccaacaCCTTTGTCAACAGCAATAGCAGTCAGCTCCACGAGCCGTATTCAGATGAAGGTTGGTTTCTCTTGAAGCTTTTGCGCCGCGCCCACTGAAGCTAACCTTGACCTCGCGCTCCAGACATTGAGCTTATCCACGAGATCGTCGCATTGGGAGAGTCCATCTTCCCTACCCTACCAGAACGAGACAAACTACCTACAGAAGCCCTCTTCCGCGCGGCAGAGGAgatcctccccaaccatgGCTACGATCCAGATgaccctccctcccacatcTCGCGCCTCATCTTTAAGATTGGGGGGCAGCGATCGGGGGAGACACTCAGCCACAAGTTTAGAACCGTCTTAGAAGGAATGGGTATCAAACTTGAGTTTGTTCCGAGCAGTCCACCCACCAGACCTGACTCACTTCGATCTTTCCCACTCACTGAGGAAGAAACCACGGTCGAACTCGAGCTtggcaccaccccccgccgGCAACAGTTGCCACAGCAGAGGCGGCGCAGGCATAGTTCTGTCTCCCGTCGAAGCGATGGAACCGTTGTGTCGGATGAAGGGACTTATGAACTACCTATTCGCGCACGATCGCGACCGAGATCTCACTCGGTATCGTTCTTGGACGAACCAGGGCGCGACCATTCGGACGACGAATCAACGCGCCCGTTCAGCCGCTTGGGAAGGGACGGAAGAGTGGTCCACGCTGACCCACGGCCGGTACTCAAAGCAACGACAAAGGAAAATATCAAGAACTGGAGCTCGGCCACGAGGGAAGCCACGAGGAACAGGGAAGCCCTGCGGCACATTACGAATTGGCGCCGGGAAAACGAGCAAGCGGGCAatgacgagctggaggacgCGACTGAAAATGCAGTAGAGAATCAGCGACCCAAACAAGGCGGGCCGCACATTCCAGCGCATTTTCGCGCGCATGTCCCGGTCAAGGACGTTGTCAATCTCCCGCGTGGTTTGGGAAGTACCCGGCCACATGTGACCACTGCCGGAAACGGTGTCAACAAAGGACGGCCCGcatccccttccaccatcgCGGATACTGAGCCGGTGTACGACTCGCCTCGCtccgacgacatcatcaacggaGCACGACGTGTGAGCGACTCGACCGCTCCGACCCAAGACGACGACCGGCCCCGACAGCAGGAATCTTCCGCATTGTCCCATGGAGATCGTTCCGCCGTGGATATCCAGGCCCTGGAGGCGAAATTGGCGCAGCTCAAGAtggccgaggacgaggcaCTCGTCAAGGATGCCTTCAAGACGTGGGAATACTACTTCCAAATCGCCCAGGATACGAACCGTGAACTCTTGGCCGTTGccgaggatgtcgaggacCGCGACCTCAAGAATGAGGTTATTGAGGTTTGGAAGGAAGAATACTGGGCCCTCCTGGAGGAACAGGCCAATATCCAGGCGTTTGTCGAGCACCGGGAGTACACCGAGCGCATGGAAAAACGCGCGACCAGGGTATACGAAATCTACACTGTTCGTACCACGATCACGTTCTGGCACGACTTTGCGCTGGATGAACGCGACCGGACCGCGGTAGCCCGAAGACATCTGGTGCGCAAGAAGGCTTTTGAAGCCTGGCGCCAGCAGCTCATCGAGGACGAGGCCAAGGTTACCAACTTTATCCTGATGCATGCGCTGCAGAAATGGAGCCAGACTACCCTGCTTTCCGAGGTTCGCCATAAGGTGGCGATCAAGACGGACCAGCATGCCCTCATCAAGAAATGTCTGGGCATCATGCAGGAAATTCAAAAGATGCATCTTGCGGACACATTCTGGTCGGTTCGGATCTTCAAGTTCAGCCTGAACACCTGGCTCGACAGGGCGAATGATGCTATGGATCAGCACGAGCTAGCCATTGACGTGGACGAGAGACTTGTGCTCGACGAGGCAACCGGCATCTGGCACGAAGAAACCCTCTACCTCCAGGACACGGCCATGGAAGCCACCGTCGAGGGACTGAGACAGGAATGCCGCAGGACCATGGCGTACTGGCAGGAGCAGGCAAGGCTCAATAAACTTCTGAGATGGTATCAAGAtgccgacgaggaagacacAAGGTATCACGTTTTGGATACGTGGTATTCGGCCTTTCAAGGGGCTCTTCAGGATGCCGAAGATGCTGACGCGATTCTGCTCAGAGAACCTCTCACCCGGTGGGAGAACGTGACGAAGCTCAAGATGTTTACCGAGCGCGATGACCAGTACACGATACTCGACGTGCTGTCGCATTGGGCGAACGAGGAACGGCTCGGGTTCTGGAGACGTTACACGGACGAGTTGGCGATGGAGGGGACGCTCAAGCAGGTGCAGGCTGCTGCTTTTAGGTCACAGAACGAACGAGCGGTTGACGAACGAAAGGCCATCAGCATGGATAACTATTATGTGtggggtgatgtggtggatgagTGGTTGATGGCGCTGGATGTGGGGGTGGCCTGGAAGCATCGACGGAATGCAGATGTGGTGAATATCTTTCGCACTTGCAGGCCGATTGTGGATATGTGGCTGGATTACCACTGGGCGATTCTGGAGAGGGACCGTCGTGCTGCGAGACAGGCGGACAGCATGGTCAAGCGTTTCCGTGTTATTGGAACACTGGACAAGTGGCCGGTCATTACGGAGAAGAAGCGaagggagaggttgatgagctcgCTGCGGCAGTTTCGGCGCGATTACAAAGTCAAACTTGCGAGTTCCTGCTTGGAGTGGTGGTTTCACTTTGCTGGTGATCATGTGGACACTGGCAGATATGCTCATGATACCAATATTCACTATGAGAGTCAGGATATCAACGGGCAACTCAATCACTGGCTCGAAGTTGCAAGGACAGCCGGAGATATGCAGGATGTGGCCGTGGACGCCGAATTGGAGGTCCATTGCAACAACTGGATAGAGGAGCTGCACGAAGCCCAGGCAAACGCTGAGTATGCCATCAACTATGACGAGGACAAGACTCTTGGTCAGTATTGGCAGGCTTGGGAGTTTGAGGCTCTGCAGCAGACAAGCAGGAACCGCATGGCTCTCACGGTCAAGGAAAGAAACGACAAGCGTTGGTGCAGCCAGATCTTGGACGAGTGGCAGCAGGAGGCCAATCCGGAAATGACACAGCTTGATCCGAGAGCCAGCATCATGTCCCGCCGCAGCAACAGGACTCGGACCCACGGGTCCGGAGATGATACCCTCGGCCCAGGCGGCTTCACAGCAAGCCAGCTGGTCACTGTTAAcaccagcaccctccccgaccGTTCTCGCTTCTCCCGCCCTACCTACCCAGAAACACCCCGTGTTCCAACCGTCTCCCTACTCGGCcgcaacccaccaccctctgcTCGCTTCTCCACTCGCTCCAGAAGTCTTGGCCCAATGCTCGAATTTGACGAGACTAGCTTCTTGCCTGATGCTGAGACCAATGATCCTGGGTTCATGAGCACTCCCACGAGAAGGACTAGCACTTTGCGGCCGTTGGGTTATCGACCCACGACTACCCCGTCTGCtatcctccccagccccttGGAGCGGGGATTGAGGAGTGAGTACGGCGCGAACGGTAGCTTGGGAAGTACTCCAGGGATCATCAGGTCGAGGCTGGGCCAGCCGCCGTTCAGGGGGAGCACGTTGAGGACGAGGGTCGAGTTTGCGGATATCAGTGAGGCTAGTGCTGAGGATCGGTAGTCATTCCTCTGTGGCGCCGCTCTGGTATAGATACGATGTACGAGTcgctgtgtgtgtgttacAAGACGGGACTGGGTGTCTGTTTCTGGCGTCTTGTTTATActgtttgtttttgttgctttgAATGCTGGCTGCGTGGTTTGGTTTTGGATATACCCCAGGGCTCTCAAAAAGCAaaggttttttttctttctctttcggTGGAaagtctttttttttcttttttcctttttaaAATATTTGTTTATTTTTGGGTTTGCATGGCATGGATTGGCGGTATTTTCTTGGTCGACTACAACGGGAGACTCACACTATAACAAATGGCATGGCGAGCGAGGCGTAAGGTTTATGGGTTTGAAGCTGGGtaagggtggtggtaggggcggtgttggttggtttaAACGTAGGGTTTTTTATGGTATACAATGGGAGTTGAATCTGGatatgggaggaggggttttgACAGATGTAGGAAGGGTATAAGTGTAGGGTGTAGAATATCTAGTTGGTTGGTATATTGTCTGGCGGGTtgaaggggggagagggggtggtgcaAAGTACAATTCAAGATCATACCAAAGTGCACCGCGTATGGGAAATTGTGAGCTGAGAATAGTAGCGGCTGGCTTGGAAAGGCCAAACTCGGGGAGGGTCCATGACTGTTGGTTTAGCTGTCTTTCAATCGTCTCGACCTCGAGTGTCCAGCACCTTTCGTTGCCCTTCTCATTGGCCTGCCAGCCTGCTGAGTACTGGAGGTTAAACCCGCAATGCCCCACTCCTCTTGGCAGCTGGCCCCAGCTCCCAATTCTGCCATCGACCAATCCTATTCAGGCAGGCGGTCGGCAAGCCCGCACACAGGGCTTGCCAAATTTttgaccaaaacccacaacaCCTCGCCTCTTTATTTTCTCCTCCGTCAAGATCACGGTGATCAATCAAGCAACCGAACTCCTTGTCCAAGTCGCCCAACGATCCGTCATAATGGCCAAGGTCTCTACCAGTCAgtgccatcttcatcaatTACCCATTAAACGATGCGATATTAACAATTGATTGCAGACGTTTCGTCCTCGAGACGCAAGTCTCGCAAGGCTCACTTCTCCGCGCCTTCCAGCGTTCGTCGCGACATCATGAGCGCTCCTCTCTCCAAGGAGCTCCGTGAGAAGTACAACGTATGTTCCTGTGACTTTCGCTGTTCAAAAATGATCGGGTAATTGACAATCTCAACAGGTCcgctccatccccatccgcaAGGACGACGAGGTCACCATCGTTCGTGGCTCCCAGAAGGATAAGGAGGGCAAGGTCACCTCCGTCTACCGCCTCAAGTACGTCATCCACGTCGAGCGCGTCGTCCGCGAGAAGGCCACTGGTGCCGCCGTCCCCCTCGGcatccacccctccaacgtGGTgatcaccaagctcaagctcgacaaggaccGTGAGGCCATCCTTGAGCGCATCAAGGCCGGCCGTGAGgcttccaagcccaaggccGCTGCCACTGCTTAAGCGGTGACAACATGAGACCTTGAATGCAAAAAAATTAAACGACGAAAATTTTCTCGGTTCGGCTGGTCGAGATTCGATACCCCCCCGTTTCTCTCAACAATCTCGGTCGGTACTCTGGCGTCAAATCGGTTGCTTGCGAAATTACGGATATCTTGGGACAGGGAAAATCACAGGGACGGATCTAgaagacaccatcacctcaacagggttttgagggagagagagacagaatCAACGAATCGAGACAATTTTTTTGTTCTCAATGGCCAATTTTCACTGTTTTCAAGTGATTATTGTTCCATGGGAGGTTTATCCCGAAGCCACATCTCTTGTCTCTGCATATTTTTTGGCCTTTTGACTGGAAAGGCCTGTTGTATACTGCCTCGATTTCGTTGGTACTAACTTTTTAGGAGTCGTAAGCAAGACTGATGATCATGTTGGATCGGGATGTCTCGATGACGGTGAGTGTGTGTAGAGTAAAAAGATGATGAGATGTGATGATGACCGCCATATTATCTCCTCGTTAGCACGGTATTTTCTCACGGCTTTCGAGGTAAACAATTGGCGAAGAACAAATCGGCACTTGACCTCTCGAAAGGGCCATGGTGCTCTCGCCTGCAGACTTCCTCGGAGAGATTATATCGATGAgagagggggtttgatggtgagggacATTTTATTGCCAAGGTAGAAGAAGAATTGAAAGAGTTGTTGCAAGTTTTGCTGGTTGATCTTGTGATGGCCTTGATGGTTGATGTCGACCTTGTTTCGTGAGCTCAttgggtggttggctgggtgggtggttgtgttCTTTTCTGGAGGCAAGGCGGTGTAGTAGCATGTGGTGATGTCGCTAGACATCACCTGAAGTCGATGAACGGCACTCCAACAGGCAGACTACTTTACGCGTAAAGGCTTGTAGAGATGGATCATGTTCTCTGTTTGAGCCACCTTAATGATGTTCTTCCGTCCGTCTCTTGAAGCACACGCCGTGTAACATAAAGCCCGGGTAGTCTGGAGGTATGATCAACACCGAAAACATGGTATATATCTCACTTTagtgcaaaaaaaaaaaacaaaaaaaaaaaagaaaaaaagaccatGAACAATCTCTAATATCAAAACGGCCTTTGCTTGTTTATACTTCTCAAA is a window from the Podospora pseudocomata strain CBS 415.72m chromosome 6, whole genome shotgun sequence genome containing:
- the ILS1 gene encoding isoleucine--tRNA ligase (COG:J; EggNog:ENOG503NVSZ; BUSCO:EOG0926092K), with the protein product MSIDFPKEEEATIQRWREIKAFERQVELSAGNPNYTFYDGPPFATGLPHYGHLLASTIKDIIPRYWSMKGFHVERRFGWDTHGLPIEHEIDKKLGISGKAAVMEMGLEKYNEECRGIVMRYSEEWRHTIERLGRWIDFDNDYKTMDPTFMESEWWVFKQLFDKGEVYQGYRVMPYSTALTTALSNFEANQNYQDVTDPAVVVAFPLVDEPETNFLAWTTTPWTLPSHTGLAAHPDFEYVKIADEKTGKNFIILEKLLSTLYKDPKKAKFKVLAKYKGKDMLGWKYLPPFDYFYEEYKDVAFKLLNATYVTAESGTGIVHQAPAFGEDDYNVAVEAGIVTEKRPPPDPVDDSGVFTSKVSDFAGIHVKKADKEIIKYLKGTGRLIVESQYKHSYPMCYRSDTPLIYKAVPSWFIRIPKIIPQMLENIEGSHWVPSFVKEKRFASWIANARDWNVSRNRYWGTPIPLWISDDGEERVCIGSIEELKELSGYEGEIADLHRHKIDHITIPSKQGKGTLKRVEEVFDCWFESGSMPYASKHYPFENKEEFEKSFPGDFIAEGLDQTRGWFYTLLVLGTHLFGISPFKNCVVNGIVLAEDGKKMSKRLKNYPDPTVVMSKYGSDALRLYLINSPVVRAEPLRFKESGVKEVVAKVLLPFWNSYKFFEGQVALLKKVENIDYKFDPSMESSNTNVMDKWILASCQSLLKFVNEEMAAYRLYTVVPKLLELIDNTTNWYIRFNRKRLKGENGLEDTLHALNTLFEVLFTLCRGLAPFTPFLTDTIYLKLLPSIPEKLQGQDPRSVHFLPFPEVRQELFNPDVERRVQRMQKVIELGRYSRERRTIGLKQPLKTLIVIHHDPQYLEDVRSLQDYITEELNIRDIVLTSDEAQYGVQYSVTADWPVLGKKLKKDMGKVKKALPSVTSEEAYAYTQTGKLVVDGITLEAGDLVVKRGLKEDESSKNLETNTDNDVLTILDVEIYPGLAEEGLAREIINRVQRLRKKAGLQVTDDIKMEYRVLSDPENTGLEKVFESHNETITKALRRPIDKHEVTHIMGQIPEKKEEGIIAEEEQEVQKATFLLRLLKL
- a CDS encoding hypothetical protein (COG:S; EggNog:ENOG503P6PI) gives rise to the protein MTQKTRPIQRFAQAVSKCTAEATVYGQCVVADYNSVHKNQCAKEFMALKNCYLAAAKQGK
- a CDS encoding hypothetical protein (EggNog:ENOG503P06D; COG:S), which encodes MPPHSSLPLRDGRAGPPLPSSSNTFVNSNSSQLHEPYSDEDIELIHEIVALGESIFPTLPERDKLPTEALFRAAEEILPNHGYDPDDPPSHISRLIFKIGGQRSGETLSHKFRTVLEGMGIKLEFVPSSPPTRPDSLRSFPLTEEETTVELELGTTPRRQQLPQQRRRRHSSVSRRSDGTVVSDEGTYELPIRARSRPRSHSVSFLDEPGRDHSDDESTRPFSRLGRDGRVVHADPRPVLKATTKENIKNWSSATREATRNREALRHITNWRRENEQAGNDELEDATENAVENQRPKQGGPHIPAHFRAHVPVKDVVNLPRGLGSTRPHVTTAGNGVNKGRPASPSTIADTEPVYDSPRSDDIINGARRVSDSTAPTQDDDRPRQQESSALSHGDRSAVDIQALEAKLAQLKMAEDEALVKDAFKTWEYYFQIAQDTNRELLAVAEDVEDRDLKNEVIEVWKEEYWALLEEQANIQAFVEHREYTERMEKRATRVYEIYTVRTTITFWHDFALDERDRTAVARRHLVRKKAFEAWRQQLIEDEAKVTNFILMHALQKWSQTTLLSEVRHKVAIKTDQHALIKKCLGIMQEIQKMHLADTFWSVRIFKFSLNTWLDRANDAMDQHELAIDVDERLVLDEATGIWHEETLYLQDTAMEATVEGLRQECRRTMAYWQEQARLNKLLRWYQDADEEDTRYHVLDTWYSAFQGALQDAEDADAILLREPLTRWENVTKLKMFTERDDQYTILDVLSHWANEERLGFWRRYTDELAMEGTLKQVQAAAFRSQNERAVDERKAISMDNYYVWGDVVDEWLMALDVGVAWKHRRNADVVNIFRTCRPIVDMWLDYHWAILERDRRAARQADSMVKRFRVIGTLDKWPVITEKKRRERLMSSLRQFRRDYKVKLASSCLEWWFHFAGDHVDTGRYAHDTNIHYESQDINGQLNHWLEVARTAGDMQDVAVDAELEVHCNNWIEELHEAQANAEYAINYDEDKTLGQYWQAWEFEALQQTSRNRMALTVKERNDKRWCSQILDEWQQEANPEMTQLDPRASIMSRRSNRTRTHGSGDDTLGPGGFTASQLVTVNTSTLPDRSRFSRPTYPETPRVPTVSLLGRNPPPSARFSTRSRSLGPMLEFDETSFLPDAETNDPGFMSTPTRRTSTLRPLGYRPTTTPSAILPSPLERGLRSEYGANGSLGSTPGIIRSRLGQPPFRGSTLRTRVEFADISEASAEDR
- the RPL26A gene encoding 60S ribosomal protein L26A (BUSCO:EOG09265DAV; COG:J; EggNog:ENOG503P4CI): MAKVSTNVSSSRRKSRKAHFSAPSSVRRDIMSAPLSKELREKYNVRSIPIRKDDEVTIVRGSQKDKEGKVTSVYRLKYVIHVERVVREKATGAAVPLGIHPSNVVITKLKLDKDREAILERIKAGREASKPKAAATA